One part of the Longimicrobiales bacterium genome encodes these proteins:
- a CDS encoding D-2-hydroxyacid dehydrogenase encodes MPEEVIVIASWLEAYLVERVREAAPWAEVVHEPSLLRPPRYAADHTGEAGERSEADEQRWRALLGRATILFDFDRTNKEALPELAPHVRWLQATSSGIGQFVDRMQYPRRMPETVFTTASGVHARPLAEFALMSMLGHMRGLLPTVHAQSVKRWERFAGSDLEGRTVVIVGYGSIGQETGRLAGAFGVTVLGVRRRPEGIDPASVHADELCGPDDLMEFLPRADFLVLAAPHTAETEKMIGAEQLAVIPRDAALVNVGRGSLIDEPALIAALESGHLGAAYLDVFAEEPLPLEHPLWSMPNVLVSPHSGSTSDRENRRIVDLFCENLGRWRAGEPLRNQLDVVRLY; translated from the coding sequence GTGCCCGAAGAAGTCATCGTGATCGCGAGCTGGCTCGAAGCATACCTGGTCGAGCGAGTCAGAGAAGCGGCGCCCTGGGCTGAGGTGGTCCATGAGCCTTCGCTGCTGCGCCCGCCCCGGTACGCTGCGGACCACACCGGAGAAGCCGGCGAACGATCCGAGGCCGACGAACAGCGGTGGAGAGCGCTACTCGGTCGAGCCACCATCCTCTTCGACTTCGATCGAACGAATAAGGAGGCCCTGCCCGAACTCGCCCCCCACGTCCGATGGCTTCAGGCCACCAGCTCGGGCATCGGCCAGTTCGTGGATCGCATGCAGTACCCGCGACGGATGCCCGAGACAGTCTTCACGACCGCGAGCGGCGTACACGCACGTCCGCTCGCCGAGTTCGCCCTCATGAGCATGCTCGGCCACATGCGTGGCCTCCTACCTACCGTACATGCCCAGAGTGTGAAAAGGTGGGAACGCTTCGCGGGATCGGACCTCGAGGGCCGCACGGTGGTCATCGTTGGGTATGGCTCAATCGGCCAGGAGACCGGACGCCTCGCTGGTGCGTTCGGAGTCACCGTGCTGGGGGTGCGTCGCCGACCAGAAGGAATTGACCCGGCGTCCGTCCATGCGGATGAGCTGTGCGGCCCCGACGATCTCATGGAGTTCCTTCCGCGGGCGGACTTTCTGGTGCTAGCCGCGCCGCACACAGCCGAGACCGAAAAGATGATCGGCGCGGAGCAGCTCGCGGTAATTCCTCGGGATGCAGCGCTAGTGAATGTCGGACGGGGCTCACTGATCGACGAACCCGCGCTCATCGCAGCACTAGAGAGCGGACATCTCGGCGCGGCCTATCTGGACGTCTTCGCGGAGGAGCCGCTGCCTCTGGAGCATCCACTGTGGTCGATGCCGAACGTTCTCGTCAGTCCTCACTCGGGGAGTACGAGCGACCGGGAGAATCGAAGGATAGTGGACTTATTCTGCGAGAACCTGGGGAGATGGCGTGCGGGGGAGCCGCTGCGAAATCAGCTGGATGTGGTTCGGTTGTACTAG